A genomic region of Staphylococcus roterodami contains the following coding sequences:
- a CDS encoding protein-serine/threonine phosphatase Stp1, with protein MLEAQFFTDTGQHRDKNEDAGGIFYNQTNQQLLVLCDGMGGHKAGEVASKFVTDELKTRFEAENLIEQHQAENWLRTNLKDINFQLYHYAQENAEYKGMGTTCVCALVFEKSIVIANVGDSRAYVINSRQIEQITSDHSFVNHLVLTGQITEEEAFTHPQRNIITKVMGTDKRVSPDLFIKRMNFYDYLLLNSDGLTDYVKDNEIKRLLVKEGTIEEHGNQLMQLALDNHSKDNVTFILAAIEGDKV; from the coding sequence ATGCTAGAGGCACAATTTTTTACTGATACTGGACAACATAGAGATAAGAATGAAGATGCGGGTGGTATATTCTACAATCAAACGAATCAACAACTTTTAGTACTGTGTGATGGTATGGGCGGCCATAAAGCAGGTGAAGTTGCAAGTAAGTTTGTAACTGATGAGTTGAAAACCCGTTTTGAAGCGGAAAATCTAATAGAACAACATCAAGCTGAAAATTGGTTGCGTACAAATTTAAAGGATATAAATTTTCAGTTATATCATTATGCACAAGAAAATGCAGAATATAAAGGTATGGGTACGACATGTGTTTGTGCACTTGTCTTTGAAAAATCAATTGTGATAGCAAACGTTGGTGATTCCAGAGCATATGTTATAAATAGTAGACAAATTGAACAAATTACAAGTGATCATTCTTTTGTTAATCATCTTGTATTAACAGGACAAATAACTGAAGAGGAAGCATTTACGCATCCACAGCGTAATATTATTACTAAGGTAATGGGTACTGACAAACGCGTCAGTCCAGATCTATTTATTAAACGAATGAATTTTTACGATTATTTATTATTAAATTCAGATGGATTAACCGATTACGTTAAAGACAATGAAATTAAGCGTTTGTTAGTAAAAGAAGGTACAATAGAAGAACATGGTAATCAGTTAATGCAACTTGCATTAGATAACCATTCGAAAGATAATGTTACTTTCATACTCGCGGCTATTGAAGGTGATAAAGTATGA
- the rlmN gene encoding 23S rRNA (adenine(2503)-C(2))-methyltransferase RlmN — protein sequence MITAEKKKKNKFLPNFDKQSIYSLRFDEMQNWLVDHGQQKFRAKQIFEWLYQKRVDSIDEMTNLSKDLRQLLKDNFTVTTLTTVVKQESKDGTIKFLFELQDGYTIETVLMRHDYGNSVCVTTQVGCRIGCTFCASTLGGLKRNLEAGEIVSQVLTVQKALDATEERVSQIVIMGIGEPFENYDEMMDFLRIVNDDNSLNIGARHITVSTSGIIPRIYDFADEDIQINFAVSLHAAKDEVRSRLMPINRAYNVEKLIEAIKYYQEKTNRRVTFEYGLFGGVNDQLEHARDLAHLIKGLNCHVNLIPVNHVPERNYVKTAKNDIFKFEKELKRLGINATIRREQGSDIDAACGQLRAKERQVETR from the coding sequence ATGATAACTGCTGAAAAGAAAAAGAAGAATAAATTTCTTCCAAATTTTGACAAGCAATCAATATATTCATTGCGTTTTGACGAAATGCAAAATTGGCTCGTCGACCATGGTCAACAAAAGTTTAGAGCAAAACAAATTTTTGAATGGTTATATCAAAAAAGAGTTGATTCTATTGATGAAATGACAAATTTGTCGAAAGATTTAAGACAACTTTTAAAAGATAATTTTACCGTTACAACATTAACAACAGTTGTAAAGCAAGAAAGTAAAGATGGTACGATTAAATTTTTATTTGAGTTGCAAGATGGCTATACGATTGAAACAGTTTTAATGCGACATGATTATGGAAACTCAGTTTGTGTGACGACACAAGTTGGTTGTCGTATTGGTTGTACATTCTGTGCTTCTACATTAGGTGGTTTAAAAAGAAACCTTGAAGCAGGCGAAATTGTATCACAAGTATTAACTGTTCAAAAAGCACTAGATGCTACAGAAGAAAGAGTATCTCAAATTGTAATTATGGGTATCGGTGAACCTTTTGAAAATTATGATGAAATGATGGACTTTTTAAGAATTGTCAATGATGATAACAGTTTAAATATTGGTGCGCGTCATATAACAGTATCAACGTCAGGTATCATTCCAAGAATATATGACTTTGCTGATGAAGATATTCAAATCAATTTTGCGGTAAGTTTACATGCTGCTAAAGACGAAGTGCGATCTCGCTTGATGCCAATTAACCGTGCTTATAATGTTGAAAAGTTAATCGAAGCAATAAAGTATTATCAAGAAAAAACAAATCGTCGTGTCACATTTGAATATGGACTATTTGGTGGCGTAAACGATCAACTTGAACATGCAAGAGATTTAGCGCACTTAATTAAAGGGTTAAATTGCCATGTTAACTTAATTCCTGTCAATCATGTTCCAGAAAGAAACTATGTTAAAACAGCCAAAAATGATATCTTTAAATTTGAAAAAGAATTAAAGAGACTAGGAATTAATGCCACAATACGTCGTGAACAAGGATCAGATATTGACGCTGCATGTGGTCAATTAAGAGCGAAGGAACGACAAGTAGAAACGAGGTAA